A window of Peromyscus eremicus chromosome 23, PerEre_H2_v1, whole genome shotgun sequence genomic DNA:
CCCCTACATGCCATGGGCATGAAGGACTGTCACCGAGATTTTATAAAAAGCTATGTTTGAAGCCTGGCTGTCATCTTGAGAGCAAAGTGAAAAGATGGCCTCCTTCTTTCCCCATCCCAGGTCCTGCCACACGGAGCCGCGTCCTCGATGAGCACCCAGGCTTTGCTCCGTTTCTCCGCACCGCTGATCAGGATATGCTCGGGGAACTGGGGACTCGGGCTCCAGAAGCCAGCGCTGCGCCTCCCAGGAATGGCCGCCACTGCGGTGCAGGTGGCAGGCAAGAAGGACTGTCCTGCTCTGCTTCCCCTGAATGAGAGAGAGCTTGAAGAACAGTTTGTGAAAGGCCATGGTCCGGGGGGCCAGGCCACCAACAAAACCAGCAACTGTGTAGTGCTCAAACACGTGCCCTCCGGCATTGTGGTCAAGGTAGACAGTGGAGGGGGCGGGTAGATGTGAGGAGTCCAGGTCTGCAGCCACAGCAGGTTTCAGCTGAGGGGCATGTCCATTCTGGCACTGGCATGCTCTGCCAACCCAGTATAATCAGGGCACTGCAGATGTACCCAAGCCCTGAGCTGTTCCTCTGGAGATGAACCTCCTGCCCAGTCTCAGGAGCCTGGTCTTTGCTAGGGTCTTGTGGAGCCAGGGCTCTGCTGTTGTCCTTGAACTTAGCTGTGTGTCACCAACAAGGGCTGCTGTCAGGCAGGTTTCCTGAAGCCTGCTGCTCCCAAAGGCACTCCTAGTCGGCAACATGGAACTGATGGACTGCTGGCTAGCTACCTCAGTCCTCAGTGGTGGAGCATCTCCTCCACGTCCCTCTGCCCTGCTTTGACAGACGTCTCTAACATGCCCTTCCTAACAAAGAATGAGATGGCACACGGAAGCTGGGGCAAAGCCCCACACACCTGCCCGTGTGAATCCTCTTACAGAAGGGGGTCTCCCGTCGAGGGCAGCACCAGCTCCTAACAGACCGCACACGTAGCAAGTGGCCAAGTGATTTTCAGCCCAGACTGCTAGCCGACCCACGGCCTCAGAAATAAGAGCCGGGCCAGTAGAGCCGCCAGCCAGCCACTGCCACTGCCACGTGTCATCACTAGAGGGCCCCAAAGCAGCACACACAGCCGTGCAGGAGCCTGAAGTTTGCAAAGCAGATTTCCCAGGTAGAGCCAACCTAACAGCAGATCCTCCACCACTAGGGGCACTCTGTATCCTAACTCTGAGTCCGTAACCCTGTGCTCGTTGCCCGAGGCAGACAAGGAACTTGTCCAGTCCTTCCGAAGGGGAGGCCAGAGTCCCAGTAGCTGCTTCCGGGCCGGCCAATTTCTCGAGCCAAGAAGACGAAGTTAACACCCGCAGTTGCTTCCTTTTACTCCTTGAGAGATTCATCCCTAACAAACTTCCAAAGCATTTCTTGCTGACCCTGCCACTAGCTTCCCCTTCCTTTTGGAAATCTCTCCCTCGTGCCACAGCATTTCCTTTGCCCATCAAGTCTGCGGGGCCCTGGCCACAGTCAGTTTCACATCCTGAATGTCGTGATAAGCTGTTAGTAAAGATGCGTCCTCGTCCTCCAGATACACACTTGTGAATGGCATGTGAATTCTGCACGGGTTGCTCCCTGACCACAAGCTAGACTCCAGTCAGTGCTTCCGTAATTATTGGAAACTGCTTAAATGAGTTGAAAGGTATTGTTgcggctggaaagatggttcagtggttaagagcaccggctgctcttccagaggactggggtgtgattcccagcacccacatggctgacTCCAAGGGGCTCCTGCCCTTGCCCTCCTGCCCTCTCCCTGTAAAGGATGGGTGGATGAGGGACTAGGGCCTCTGAGGCCTCCATCTCCTCACAGCCACGGTGCTCACATTCCCGCCATGATCTCTTGCAGTGCCACCAAACCCGATCTGTGGATCAGAACAGAAAGATCGCTCGGAAAATCCTCCAGGAGAAAGTGGATGTTTTCTACAATGGTAACAACAGCCCTGTTCACAGAGAGAAGCTTGAGGCTGAGAGGAGAAAgcgagagaggaagaaaagagcaaaGGAGACTCTAGAAAAGAAGAGGTTGTTGAAAGAATTATGGGAAGCCAGTCAGAACATCACCAAGAAAAGGACCGAAGCTGCTGGTGTGCCGGGGGGGTTCCGGGAATAATGGTGGTAACACCCGGCCCGTGTTGGACCATCTGAGAAAGCATCCTGGAGGTGGacgtggtggtgtatgcttgcaGTCTCAGCACGTGGGAGAGCCAAGGCTAAGGCCTGGCCAGAAGCCCTTGTCCCACCCACAAGCctaacagcctgagtttgatcctcaaaaTCCACATAAGAGTAGAGGgtcagaactgactccacaaagttgtcccctgacctcctcaCATAACTGTGACATGTATGTCCACACtcatcacacacaaaaataaccaATAAACCGTTAAGATCAAAACAGTTTGAAAAAGCACTGATCGTAGTTAAGCCTACTTTTATGGCAAGTTGTGTCAAATAGCATTTCGTGGTATCTTGTCAACTCCAGAGCCACTGCTGTCTTAAGGTATCATTTATCCTGAGATTTtggtaaaaagaaaatgacagtgaACTGTTACTAAGTTACCTGCTGTGCTTACTAGTTTTAACAGTCAACTTCACagacaacctagaatcacctagaatCTTAGTGAGAAATTATGAGGATGTCTGTGGGGATTCTTATTAACTGAAGTCGGAAAacgcagcccactgtgggcagcaccatcccctaaGCAGGAATCCAGAACAATATAAGAAAGCTAACTAAGACAGAGCAAACAATGCTTTTATTCTCTTCTCGACTGTGAATGTGACATGACACTGAGTTCCCGCCTTGACTTCACCcaaaatgatggactgtaacttgaaACAGCAAGCTAAATAAAttcctttctttcataagttgctttctgccagggtattttatcacagcaacagaaatggaaatggaaCTTGCCAATTATGTCGAAAGCTATCATTCATTGTATAGGATCAAGTAGATTTTTCAGAGATGAGGTCCCAGAACCTGATTTGTTTCCATCACCCAGTAGACTTTACAGTCTTTTCGTTTTTGGAGCCAAggtctcatttagcccaggctggccttgaactcatgatccccctgtctctgcctccccaatttCAAGGATTACTGGTATGTACCACTACACAAAGCTACAGgtggtttttcatttgtttcgtTTTCCCTGTTAAAATTCCAgaagtggtacacacctttaatcccagctgttaagaggcagaggcaggccgggACAttgtgagacgctgtctcaaggGGGGAAAATCTCTACAGATAGGGAAAAATACTGTGAGGTGAAGCTCAGTTACCTGCCTcacctttggggggggggtgttggggtCGGGGGACAGTTCATCAAACTGTTCTAGGCTGGACACGCTGCACTACATACATCTGGAAGCTGTTGCCTGGGACGCTCCAAGCAGGGATCCCTTTGTTGTAATGCATAGGTCCTTCCTATATCAGGCTCCCTTGAGCAGGGAGTTACGGAAAGTGCCAGAAGAAACTCACAGGAAGGCAAACTTAGAACTGTAGCCAGAAAGAGcagcttctctgtctccttttgcACTCTGGAGACGGAAATGTTCTGCCATTGGAGATGCAGCAAAGCCCATGGCCCCTCCGCCAGCCTTTGAACTTTGTGACTGGGCTCTTTGCTTCTCACCCACAACACTGACTGTACATCCTATACTCGTCTTCATCCAGCTCAGACCAAAGCCTGGTGCAGGGTCAGTTTTCACACGCAACAACTCCCAAGCCCTGGTACATACTggggagcccacagtgactcaATCCATCCAAGCTTGACTCGCTTTCCTCAGCACCAGAGCGTATCACGTTATGAAAAATACTCTCCTTTTGAAGCAatgcctcactatgtagccttgactg
This region includes:
- the Mtrfr gene encoding mitochondrial translation release factor in rescue is translated as MSTQALLRFSAPLIRICSGNWGLGLQKPALRLPGMAATAVQVAGKKDCPALLPLNERELEEQFVKGHGPGGQATNKTSNCVVLKHVPSGIVVKCHQTRSVDQNRKIARKILQEKVDVFYNGNNSPVHREKLEAERRKRERKKRAKETLEKKRLLKELWEASQNITKKRTEAAGVPGGFRE